One genomic region from Geotrypetes seraphini chromosome 17, aGeoSer1.1, whole genome shotgun sequence encodes:
- the LOC117351398 gene encoding hyaluronidase-1-like: MQRQEEDHCLEGPKPEHRANREKKHDFPPPLGHEEKPVRLCALSYRTSHERPCHLFLLLVLLLGNGLNCCYGLKPSLPSFLPDHPFVVVWNAPTIRCESEYKIPLNLDAFSIVHNTQEEFIGGNITIFYHFQLGLYPYYKNNMPHNGGCPQNISLQEHLEKVVKDLIGMMPRNFTGLAVIDWEEWRPLWIRNWSKKDIYRQKSEVLVRKKHPCWSVDYVRVKAQQEFETAAHDFMSRTIQLAQIKRPDGKWGYYLFPECYNNDYRNHFETFTGHCPKIEIERNNQLQWLWEESNALYPSIYMEEILESSNQGKNFVKAKLLEAMRVARLPSSEHFLPVYAYAKPYYSYSLKPLTLVDLMHTIGQTAALGAQGVVLWGGLEYARNRSMCQMLQNYLKTTLGPYIINVTMAAKLCGQLICNNHGRCLRKNSDLDTYLHLNSDSLKIQVEDIDRYSYTSVNGSMSQTEKEKMKEEFTCHCYEGWTGDNCQSQAGTECQSFGKGLRLAWQWDWCMVTAISCGLLFLGQLETQRCGITFGSRIF, from the exons ATGCAAAGACAAGAGGAAGACCACTGCCTGGAGGGACCCAAACCTGAGCACAGAGCAAACAGGGAAAAAAAGCATGACTTCCCACCACCACTGGGACATGAAGAGAAGCCAGTGAGGTTATGTGCATTATCCTACAGGACATCCCATGAACGACCATGCCACCTATTTCTTTTGCTTGTGTTGCTTCTGGGGAATGGCTTGAACTGCTGCTATGGATTAAAGccatcccttccctccttcctcccagaTCACCCTTTTGTGGTAGTTTGGAATGCTCCAACCATCAGATGTGAAAGTGAATATAAAATACCCCTGAACCTGGATGCCTTTTCCATTGTCCACAATACACAGGAGGAGTTTATTGGGGGGAATATCACCATCTTTTACCATTTCCAGCTGGGCCTCTATCCGTATTACAAGAATAACATGCCTCACAATGGAGGTTGTCCCCAAAACATAAGTTTACAGGAACATTTGGAGAAAGTGGTTAAGGACCTTATTGGAATGATGCCTCGGAACTTCACAGGTTTAGCTGTGATTGACTGGGAGGAATGGAGACCGCTGTGGATACGGAACTGGAGCAAGAAGGACATTTATCGGCAGAAGTCTGAGGTACTGGTAAGGAAGAAGCATCCTTGCTGGTCAGTGGATTATGTGAGAGTGAAGGCCCAGCAAGAATTTGAGACTGCTGCCCATGACTTTATGTCAAGGACAATACAGCTGGCCCAGATCAAGCGCCCTGATGGGAAATGGGGCTATTACCTTTTTCCAGAATGTTATAATAATGACTACAGGAACCATTTTGAGACATTTACTGGGCATTGCCCGAAGATTGAGATTGAGCGCAACAACCAACTACAATGGCTTTGGGAGGAGAGCAATGCCCTGTACCCGTCAATCTATATGGAGGAAATACTCGAGTCCTCAAACCAGGGGAAGAACTTTGTGAAAGCCAAGTTGCTTGAGGCTATGAGAGTCGCACGGCTGCCCTCTTCTGAGCATTTCTTGCCAGTGTATGCATATGCAAAGCCTTATTATAGCTACTCTTTAAAGCCCTTAACTCTG GTGGACCTAATGCACACAATTGGACAAACTGCTGCACTTGGAGCGCAAGGGGTTGTTCTATGGGGAGGCCTGGAATATGCTCGAAACAGG tcAATGTGCCAGATGCTTCAGAATTACCTGAAAACCACCTTAGGCCCTTACATCATCAATGTCACCATGGCAGCAAAACTCTGCGGTCAGCTCATCTGCAACAATCATGGCCGCTGCTTACGAAAAAATTCTGATTTGGACACCTACCTCCACCTGAACTCCGATTCCTTAAAAATTCAGGTTGAAGATATTGACAGGTATAGTTACACATCGGTGAACGGGTCCATGAGTCAGACTGAGAAAGAGAAGATGAAAGAAGAGTTTACATGTCATTGTTACGAGGGTTGGACAGGTGACAACTGCCAGAGCCAGGCAGGTACTGAATGCCAGAGCTTCGGCAAAGGCCTGAGGCTTGCATGGCAGTGGGACTGGTGCATGGTAACAGCGATAAGCTGTGGACTACTTTTTCTGGGGCAGTTAGAGACTCAACGATGTGGCATTACTTTCGGATCGAGAATATTTTGA